From the genome of Candidatus Electrothrix communis, one region includes:
- a CDS encoding cytochrome c3 family protein yields MKLKKVTMVVGLLGYVFVLFAVAGLEKGIQEAVADENSTEQAAVQEEVTQGEVPVQETAAQQTPAQDALAAGSGEVAYSPDYEIGLFSHKAHVNGAGLQCTACHTGIFQQAAGSAKSTGSFNMAAFGEGKYCGTCHNGSTAFTVQDEANCRRCHGSDVNPPDTILLEKPVKAVIFDHALHNKELGLACNECHMSLFEMKTGSTGEKSDFNMEAMYNGKYCGACHNGSLAFDVKTQCAKCHIGVLGNNRATSGSGEKKAAVP; encoded by the coding sequence ATGAAATTAAAAAAAGTAACTATGGTTGTCGGCCTACTGGGCTATGTTTTTGTTCTTTTTGCCGTTGCCGGGCTGGAAAAGGGCATACAGGAGGCGGTAGCTGATGAGAACTCAACAGAGCAGGCTGCTGTACAGGAAGAAGTGACTCAGGGAGAAGTACCGGTACAGGAAACCGCAGCCCAACAAACGCCTGCTCAAGATGCTCTGGCAGCGGGTAGCGGCGAGGTCGCCTATTCTCCCGATTATGAGATTGGGTTATTCAGCCATAAAGCCCATGTGAATGGAGCAGGCCTGCAATGTACAGCCTGTCATACCGGGATTTTTCAACAGGCAGCCGGTTCCGCCAAGTCCACAGGCAGCTTCAATATGGCCGCATTCGGCGAAGGAAAATACTGCGGTACCTGTCATAACGGGTCCACTGCTTTCACTGTTCAGGACGAAGCCAACTGTCGACGCTGTCACGGCAGCGATGTCAACCCTCCTGATACCATCCTCCTTGAGAAACCGGTCAAGGCAGTTATTTTTGACCATGCCTTACATAATAAGGAACTTGGTCTTGCCTGTAATGAGTGTCACATGAGTCTTTTTGAGATGAAGACAGGCAGCACGGGCGAGAAGTCGGATTTTAATATGGAAGCCATGTATAACGGTAAGTACTGCGGGGCCTGCCATAACGGTTCTCTGGCCTTTGATGTCAAGACTCAATGCGCCAAATGTCATATCGGTGTGTTGGGGAACAACCGTGCAACCTCTGGTTCTGGCGAGAAAAAAGCAGCAGTGCCTTGA
- a CDS encoding DNA translocase FtsK yields the protein MIKLNCTEVHLCHRCPRLLAYQLQGRGHAWKVGLQGSGNFPGKLFHNLIARPFHDSICQGPSNVVHQAVHALLQQQDQEITDGLFTIINQYILDPVLAKKAATLKADQIIALVEGMHYWNANLSAFLCKCRDHTDSPVLADLFCRPEQKLLATISLPTTDTLQLTGQFDSLLIDQQHKEAVIIEFKGLKPAHTDEDLIQVALYALLLKKTTGIMASGMVLYLEEEDKVATYSAETLAGMNDNLMHLLQIAAETKQLATQSNDCILRPPNNPQLCSLCSFASQCDQDWGDRTSTPDLKLVGIPIIKEKEGVEEAEELLQLLTDTFKAIRLPVKPEGYVLGPRLIRLKIKPLLAKGTTVAKIERLAGDLQIALSTKVPPLIQTAAGHMTIDIPRKNTTPLTLGEVWELGLANKPNESATFPVGMAVDGTIFWANLSKATMTSILVAGTAGSGKSIFLRSAILGMARNASPEQLRFTLIDPKLVSFTDLNDLPHLDGQIIYDIEPAVEALEELVTEMERRYQLFADAKVFDIEEYCQLGKEIPHQVVVIDEYADLMVDKEYKQEAEVCIQRLCQKGRAAGFHVILSTQRPDAKVVTPLIKANLQLKIALKVTTSTNSNVILDTKGAENLMGNGDMLVGGAVPLIRLQGPLATKADLTAVM from the coding sequence ATGATCAAACTGAACTGTACTGAAGTCCATCTCTGTCACCGCTGCCCCCGCTTACTGGCCTATCAACTCCAGGGGCGGGGCCATGCCTGGAAAGTGGGCCTCCAGGGCAGTGGTAACTTTCCAGGAAAACTCTTCCATAATCTCATTGCCAGACCCTTCCATGACAGCATCTGCCAAGGACCGAGCAATGTAGTCCATCAAGCTGTCCACGCCCTGCTCCAACAGCAGGATCAAGAGATCACAGACGGCCTGTTTACGATCATCAACCAATATATCCTCGATCCTGTCCTGGCAAAAAAGGCGGCCACCCTCAAGGCTGATCAAATTATTGCCCTGGTGGAGGGTATGCATTATTGGAACGCCAATCTGTCAGCATTCCTCTGTAAATGCCGCGATCATACAGACAGCCCTGTCCTTGCTGACCTCTTCTGCCGTCCAGAGCAAAAACTCTTGGCCACCATATCACTCCCCACGACAGATACCCTCCAGCTGACCGGACAATTTGATAGCCTCCTGATTGATCAACAACATAAGGAGGCTGTGATCATTGAGTTCAAGGGCCTCAAACCAGCTCATACTGACGAAGATCTCATTCAGGTGGCATTGTACGCCTTATTGCTCAAAAAAACCACCGGCATCATGGCCAGCGGCATGGTCCTTTATCTGGAAGAGGAAGACAAGGTTGCCACCTACTCGGCAGAGACCTTGGCCGGGATGAACGACAACCTCATGCACCTTCTCCAGATCGCCGCTGAAACTAAGCAACTGGCAACGCAAAGCAATGACTGCATCCTGCGCCCGCCCAATAACCCGCAACTCTGCTCACTCTGCTCTTTTGCCAGTCAATGTGATCAGGACTGGGGGGACCGCACATCCACTCCAGATCTCAAGCTTGTCGGGATACCCATTATCAAGGAGAAGGAAGGTGTTGAGGAAGCCGAAGAATTGCTCCAGCTCCTCACAGATACCTTCAAGGCAATACGCCTGCCGGTGAAACCGGAGGGATACGTACTGGGGCCCCGCTTAATTCGTTTAAAAATCAAGCCCCTTCTGGCTAAAGGAACCACGGTTGCCAAAATCGAACGACTGGCAGGTGATTTACAAATAGCGCTGTCCACCAAGGTACCCCCCCTGATCCAAACCGCTGCTGGACACATGACCATTGATATCCCGCGCAAAAACACCACCCCCTTAACCTTAGGCGAGGTATGGGAGCTGGGGCTAGCCAATAAGCCCAACGAGAGCGCCACCTTTCCTGTGGGCATGGCCGTGGACGGTACCATCTTCTGGGCCAACCTGAGTAAGGCCACCATGACCTCTATATTAGTTGCTGGCACAGCGGGCAGCGGCAAATCTATCTTTCTGCGCTCCGCTATTTTGGGCATGGCCCGCAACGCAAGTCCTGAGCAGCTTCGCTTTACCCTGATTGACCCCAAACTGGTCAGCTTTACCGATCTCAACGACTTGCCCCACCTGGATGGACAGATTATTTATGATATCGAACCAGCTGTGGAGGCCTTGGAAGAGTTAGTAACCGAAATGGAACGCCGTTATCAGCTTTTTGCCGATGCCAAGGTATTTGATATTGAGGAGTACTGCCAGCTAGGAAAGGAAATCCCTCATCAAGTGGTGGTGATAGATGAGTACGCAGATTTGATGGTAGACAAGGAGTACAAACAGGAGGCAGAGGTGTGTATCCAGCGCCTTTGCCAGAAGGGTCGGGCTGCTGGTTTTCATGTGATTCTCTCCACCCAGCGCCCAGATGCCAAGGTGGTGACTCCCTTAATCAAGGCCAATTTACAGCTCAAGATCGCCCTCAAAGTAACCACGAGTACCAATAGTAATGTTATTCTTGATACCAAGGGGGCTGAGAACTTGATGGGCAATGGCGATATGCTCGTTGGAGGAGCTGTCCCCCTTATCCGACTGCAAGGACCATTGGCCACCAAGGCCGACCTGACAGCGGTGATGTAA
- a CDS encoding phosphatase PAP2 family protein, whose product MHKKNFIEPAVVTAALLLITGIFWLTDADRFITSLVPRDHIIAAALPECNRAWPVGNLAPWNILYNFAPIPAVLLAVSALLVLLIGFFKSHLSPWRKKAVFILLLLVLGPGLVINVALKGHLGRPRPRQIVEFGGTYEFTQCWQPGTGGSNSSFPSGHAAIAFFLMAPWFVLRGKKQRYAEAFLMSGLLFGTLVGIARILQGGHFLSDIVWAGGLLYLLGNLLGLALGVYKGGPADHCNE is encoded by the coding sequence ATGCATAAAAAAAACTTTATTGAACCGGCAGTAGTCACTGCCGCACTTCTGCTGATCACCGGTATTTTCTGGCTCACCGATGCTGATCGTTTTATCACCTCTCTTGTACCGCGTGATCATATTATTGCCGCAGCTCTTCCTGAATGCAATAGAGCATGGCCTGTGGGCAATCTCGCCCCCTGGAATATCCTGTATAATTTTGCACCAATTCCGGCTGTGTTGCTTGCGGTTTCCGCTTTGCTTGTTTTGTTGATCGGTTTTTTTAAGTCTCACCTCTCCCCTTGGCGTAAGAAAGCGGTTTTTATCCTTCTCCTGCTTGTTCTCGGTCCGGGGCTGGTGATCAATGTTGCGCTCAAGGGACATCTTGGTCGGCCCCGGCCACGCCAGATTGTTGAATTCGGAGGTACGTATGAATTCACGCAATGCTGGCAGCCTGGCACCGGGGGCAGTAATAGCTCTTTCCCCTCCGGTCATGCCGCAATAGCTTTTTTTCTTATGGCTCCCTGGTTTGTCTTGCGAGGCAAGAAACAGCGCTATGCAGAGGCCTTCTTAATGAGCGGGTTGCTTTTCGGAACCTTGGTTGGAATAGCCAGAATTCTCCAAGGAGGTCATTTTCTCAGTGATATCGTATGGGCTGGTGGGCTGCTGTATCTCTTAGGAAATCTTCTGGGGCTTGCTTTAGGAGTGTATAAAGGCGGACCTGCTGATCATTGCAACGAATGA
- a CDS encoding lysylphosphatidylglycerol synthase transmembrane domain-containing protein codes for MAKTTLQYALRLSVTGLLLFLIFRSIHPEEILKAVTAISPGYLWSALFAQLACLTLAAYRWLLIVNRLGFKAPFAFYLGSYFKGAFFNQGLPTSIGGDGVRIYDCAKITGSAEDAFFGVFIDRIIGLAGLLLLNIAALLMNPTLLPKQVYYPLLLILMALATGLLLLFFLRKFSFFTVGRYLGFLGRLSERYFQVYSSLPALTSQLSLSVLIHLLSMATFFLLGQGVGLNFSVQVYLVMVPPVILLTLLPVSLAGWGVREGAMVAFFLLIGAEKSQVLTFSLLYGFVSVIASLPGFIIFLRRKKTS; via the coding sequence ATGGCCAAAACAACCCTCCAATACGCTCTGAGACTCTCGGTCACTGGCCTACTGCTCTTTCTCATCTTTCGTAGTATCCATCCTGAAGAGATACTTAAGGCCGTAACAGCAATTTCTCCAGGGTATCTCTGGTCTGCCCTGTTTGCTCAACTTGCCTGTCTCACTCTTGCCGCATATCGATGGCTGTTGATTGTCAATCGACTCGGCTTCAAAGCCCCTTTTGCCTTTTACCTCGGCAGTTATTTTAAGGGAGCCTTTTTTAACCAGGGGCTTCCCACCAGTATCGGTGGGGACGGAGTGCGTATCTATGATTGCGCAAAAATAACAGGCTCTGCCGAAGATGCCTTTTTCGGGGTATTTATTGATCGCATCATAGGGTTAGCTGGGCTCCTGCTGCTTAACATCGCTGCCCTGCTTATGAACCCTACCCTCTTACCAAAACAGGTCTATTATCCCCTGTTGCTCATCCTCATGGCCTTGGCAACCGGCCTACTTCTCCTTTTTTTCCTGCGTAAATTTTCTTTTTTTACTGTTGGTAGGTACCTCGGTTTTCTCGGGCGGCTCTCTGAACGTTATTTTCAAGTCTACTCCTCTCTCCCCGCTCTCACCAGCCAACTTAGCCTTTCCGTGCTGATCCACCTGCTCTCGATGGCTACCTTTTTTCTCCTTGGCCAAGGTGTGGGGCTCAACTTTTCCGTTCAGGTTTATCTCGTTATGGTACCGCCGGTCATTTTACTGACCCTGCTCCCGGTATCACTGGCTGGCTGGGGAGTACGCGAAGGCGCAATGGTCGCTTTTTTCCTCCTGATCGGTGCTGAAAAATCTCAAGTACTGACCTTTTCCCTGCTCTACGGTTTTGTATCAGTTATTGCTTCGCTTCCAGGGTTTATCATATTCCTCCGGCGAAAAAAAACTTCGTAG
- a CDS encoding LptF/LptG family permease — MQRKGIPFLLYSYLATELLAPFFASFLILYGVFFLIRLIPLLEIVLELGINLPDFIRLFSYIFPHMLLYVIPMASMAGVIIGFTRLTNEREILALKACGISLRQMLPPVIIVSAFIAALTGYFSVRLIPAGEIAMHQLMFQLAKEKIDSGIKEKKFTEALGDLVVYVDDIDENEHWNGVYVSDMRGREQPIIIMAKKGRMKANINTMSVSIVLNNGTLHNTDGQDSQIVRFKRYQLNIPLKPPTHIDGEDVTKLSRGSMSQEQLLAAGQKHGVDTHAGTIYLTEYHHRLALPVGCLILSLLGLPLGLQAGPGRKAIGIPLGLGFFVLYYVVFTLFRVMAEDMVLPLLAGMWLPNIIFAIMTGIIFWRVEQERPIFSERLTIWLESILDALVLTPLKRFFNLFSKLLSRRQSDSSKKKKEEPAWEGMLVHADAQERLFHLPGCEQYHCENCTLQFNSTFVAYEAGFKPCPYCETQLEKYKT; from the coding sequence ATGCAGCGCAAAGGCATTCCATTCCTCCTGTACAGCTATCTGGCTACTGAACTGCTTGCTCCGTTCTTTGCCAGCTTTCTTATTCTATACGGGGTCTTTTTTCTGATCCGACTTATTCCGCTGCTGGAAATCGTCCTTGAACTCGGGATTAATCTCCCCGACTTCATCCGCCTTTTCTCCTACATTTTCCCCCACATGCTGCTCTATGTTATTCCTATGGCCAGCATGGCCGGGGTTATTATCGGTTTTACCCGCTTAACCAACGAACGGGAAATTCTCGCCCTCAAGGCCTGCGGTATCAGTCTGCGCCAAATGCTGCCCCCGGTTATCATTGTCTCGGCATTCATCGCCGCCCTGACAGGCTATTTCTCGGTCCGCCTGATTCCGGCCGGTGAGATTGCTATGCACCAACTTATGTTCCAGTTGGCTAAGGAGAAAATAGACAGCGGGATTAAAGAGAAAAAATTTACAGAGGCCCTTGGAGATCTGGTCGTTTATGTCGATGATATTGATGAAAACGAACACTGGAACGGAGTCTATGTCTCGGATATGCGCGGTCGGGAGCAGCCGATCATCATAATGGCCAAAAAAGGCCGGATGAAGGCAAATATCAACACCATGTCCGTCTCAATTGTGTTGAACAACGGCACCCTGCATAATACTGATGGACAGGATAGCCAGATTGTGCGCTTCAAACGGTATCAGCTCAATATCCCCTTAAAACCACCCACCCACATTGACGGAGAAGATGTCACCAAGCTGAGTCGAGGCAGCATGTCACAAGAACAGCTCCTAGCTGCTGGCCAGAAGCACGGTGTTGATACCCACGCAGGTACCATTTATCTGACAGAATACCATCATCGCTTAGCCCTACCAGTGGGTTGTTTGATCCTCAGCCTGCTGGGTCTGCCCCTGGGCCTGCAGGCCGGACCGGGGAGAAAAGCGATCGGCATCCCCCTGGGACTGGGATTTTTCGTCCTCTATTATGTTGTTTTTACTTTATTCAGAGTAATGGCGGAAGATATGGTCCTGCCTCTCCTTGCAGGCATGTGGTTACCCAATATTATCTTTGCGATTATGACCGGGATTATTTTCTGGCGAGTTGAACAGGAGCGACCGATCTTCTCTGAACGCCTGACCATTTGGCTTGAGTCCATTCTTGACGCTCTCGTCCTCACCCCACTTAAACGATTTTTCAATCTATTCAGCAAATTATTAAGCAGAAGGCAAAGCGACAGCAGCAAGAAGAAAAAAGAAGAACCAGCTTGGGAAGGGATGCTTGTTCACGCAGACGCACAAGAACGGCTCTTTCATCTGCCGGGCTGCGAACAGTATCATTGCGAGAACTGTACGCTTCAATTCAACAGTACCTTTGTTGCCTACGAAGCCGGGTTTAAACCCTGCCCGTACTGCGAAACACAGCTTGAAAAATACAAGACCTGA
- a CDS encoding M23 family metallopeptidase: MISKNRRRIGTSSRSTNKKWLGRNFLIIIFLLFVLAGAAAGFILFETEKPQVTLDKDLLFLGSPLKVQLQATDRKSGIQQVSIVLQQNEKEFSLFKKSFLRQAWLSKAGAGEIQETLTLDVQQAGAKEGEAKLTVSVHDFSLNNGLQGNVTTHVFPVTIDTRPPRVHIEHAQQYITPGGSGIVVYSISEPSERHGIILDDAFFQGYPLASGKKRFISYIALPWNSDKPEKMRAIAVDQSGNEGSSTFSIRFKPAKEKKDRINISDGFLNKKIPEFQEIYPELTGTNLKKYLFVNNTVRIRNAEKIAALSSNTVSEQLWRDRFLRMPGAGRAGFADQRTYYYQGEPIDHQTHLGMDIASTARVTVEAANKGKVIFADYLGIYGNMVMLDHGQGLTSLYSHLSRIAVESGQLVEKGEIIGNSGTTGMAGGDHLHFSMLVHGIFVTPIEWWDQHWLDVNIHNIIQ; this comes from the coding sequence ATGATCTCGAAGAATAGACGCAGAATAGGTACCTCCTCCCGTTCAACAAACAAAAAATGGCTGGGACGCAATTTCCTCATAATCATCTTCCTCCTCTTCGTTCTTGCTGGCGCTGCGGCCGGGTTTATCCTTTTTGAGACAGAAAAGCCACAAGTCACGCTGGATAAAGACCTCCTTTTTCTCGGAAGCCCGCTAAAAGTACAACTTCAAGCAACGGACCGCAAAAGCGGTATTCAGCAGGTATCTATTGTCCTCCAACAAAATGAAAAAGAATTTTCGCTGTTCAAAAAAAGCTTTCTCCGCCAGGCTTGGCTTTCAAAGGCCGGGGCCGGAGAAATACAGGAAACCCTTACTCTGGATGTTCAGCAGGCAGGAGCAAAAGAAGGCGAGGCAAAGCTTACGGTTTCTGTCCATGATTTTTCCCTCAACAACGGGTTGCAAGGAAATGTAACAACCCATGTCTTTCCCGTAACTATTGACACCAGACCGCCACGAGTTCATATTGAACATGCGCAACAATATATTACGCCGGGCGGAAGCGGTATTGTTGTCTACAGTATCTCCGAACCCTCAGAGCGACACGGGATTATACTTGATGATGCCTTTTTTCAAGGATATCCTCTAGCGAGCGGCAAAAAAAGATTTATCAGCTACATCGCTCTCCCTTGGAACAGCGATAAGCCGGAAAAAATGAGGGCTATTGCTGTAGATCAGTCTGGCAATGAGGGCAGCAGCACCTTTTCCATCCGATTCAAACCGGCAAAGGAAAAGAAAGATCGAATTAACATCTCAGACGGCTTTCTCAATAAAAAAATCCCGGAATTTCAAGAAATCTATCCAGAACTCACCGGAACGAACCTGAAGAAATACCTCTTTGTCAATAATACTGTCCGCATTCGCAATGCAGAAAAAATTGCCGCTCTCAGCAGCAACACGGTAAGTGAACAGTTATGGCGGGATCGGTTTCTTCGGATGCCGGGAGCCGGTAGAGCCGGTTTTGCCGATCAGCGGACCTATTATTATCAGGGAGAGCCCATTGATCATCAGACCCATCTCGGCATGGATATTGCCTCAACAGCCCGTGTTACTGTCGAGGCCGCGAACAAGGGCAAAGTTATTTTTGCCGACTATCTTGGAATCTACGGGAATATGGTCATGCTTGATCACGGCCAAGGCCTGACCAGCCTGTACTCTCACCTCAGCCGCATTGCTGTTGAGTCTGGGCAATTGGTTGAAAAGGGAGAGATCATTGGTAATTCTGGAACCACCGGAATGGCTGGAGGCGACCATCTCCATTTCTCCATGCTGGTGCATGGCATCTTTGTTACCCCGATTGAATGGTGGGATCAACATTGGCTTGACGTCAATATTCATAATATTATTCAATAA
- a CDS encoding Rne/Rng family ribonuclease codes for MYTDIVINATPYENRIAVVERGSLLEFHLERPTENGLVGNIYQGKVVRVLPGMQAAFVDIGLDRTGFLYVDDIDISMSMTQLSQPEVSPSIIDAVKKNTATHLAIEDLLKEGQTILVQITKEPIGSKGARLNCHITLPCRNLVFMPLTDHIGISRKIEDEDIREELRQKIEQLRPEGTGFIVRTVAENVTAAEIEADMEFLMLLWDDIRSNAQRATAPCLIYQDLDLVLRAVRDLFTDSVNELVVDSRSMHERLLNFVVTFAPKLKSRIVYYDSEVPIFDAYGIEVDVARAIDKKVWLRSGGYLVIETTEALTVVDVNTGRYVGKNNLNETIYKTNMEAVQEISYQLRLRNIGGIIIIDFIDMEIEQHREELYNAFLKAMRKDKNRVNILKVSEFGLVQMTRKRSSESLSQLMCEPCFYCGGEGIVKSRQTICYEIFRKIYRDNRKADGKSITIKVHPHIANTLSQDEAQHLRHLEKTTGKEITVSPAYNLHVQRYEVVWDE; via the coding sequence ATGTACACAGACATTGTAATAAACGCCACGCCTTATGAAAACCGTATCGCAGTGGTGGAACGCGGCAGCCTGCTTGAGTTTCATCTCGAACGCCCGACGGAAAATGGATTGGTGGGCAATATCTACCAAGGCAAAGTTGTTCGGGTACTGCCGGGTATGCAGGCGGCATTTGTCGATATCGGTCTTGACCGCACGGGGTTCCTCTATGTTGACGATATTGACATCTCGATGTCAATGACACAACTCTCGCAGCCGGAAGTGAGTCCTTCTATTATTGACGCTGTTAAAAAAAACACAGCAACTCATCTGGCTATCGAGGATTTACTCAAGGAAGGGCAGACCATTTTGGTACAGATTACCAAGGAGCCCATCGGTTCCAAGGGTGCCCGTTTAAATTGCCATATCACCCTGCCCTGCCGCAACTTGGTGTTTATGCCCTTAACCGATCATATCGGTATTTCCCGCAAGATAGAGGACGAAGATATTCGGGAAGAGTTGCGGCAAAAAATTGAGCAGCTGCGCCCGGAGGGTACCGGTTTCATTGTCCGCACTGTTGCCGAAAACGTCACAGCAGCAGAGATTGAAGCAGACATGGAGTTTCTTATGCTGCTTTGGGATGATATCCGATCCAATGCTCAGCGGGCAACAGCTCCCTGCCTAATTTATCAAGATCTGGATCTTGTCCTGAGAGCCGTGCGGGATCTCTTCACGGACAGCGTCAATGAACTTGTTGTCGATTCCAGGAGTATGCATGAACGGCTTCTCAACTTTGTGGTTACCTTTGCCCCGAAATTGAAAAGCAGAATTGTCTATTATGACAGTGAAGTGCCGATTTTCGATGCCTACGGGATTGAAGTCGATGTTGCCCGGGCCATAGATAAAAAAGTCTGGTTGCGTTCAGGGGGATACCTTGTTATCGAAACCACGGAAGCCTTAACCGTGGTGGATGTGAATACCGGGCGTTATGTTGGGAAAAACAACCTGAATGAGACTATTTACAAAACCAATATGGAGGCGGTGCAAGAAATATCCTACCAGCTACGGCTTCGCAATATCGGGGGAATCATTATTATTGATTTCATCGATATGGAAATAGAGCAGCATCGGGAAGAATTGTATAATGCCTTTCTGAAAGCCATGCGCAAGGATAAAAACCGCGTCAACATCCTCAAAGTCTCAGAGTTCGGTCTGGTCCAGATGACCCGAAAACGTTCCAGTGAGAGCCTGTCTCAACTCATGTGTGAACCCTGCTTTTATTGCGGTGGAGAAGGCATTGTCAAATCACGACAAACCATCTGTTATGAAATCTTCCGCAAAATCTACCGGGACAACCGCAAGGCTGACGGAAAAAGTATAACCATCAAGGTGCATCCACATATTGCCAATACACTCTCTCAAGACGAAGCGCAACATCTCCGACATCTCGAAAAAACCACAGGAAAAGAGATTACCGTGTCTCCAGCATACAATCTTCATGTTCAACGGTACGAGGTTGTCTGGGACGAATAA
- the clpS gene encoding ATP-dependent Clp protease adapter ClpS: MGKTDSGHREEILTKDKKDVQEPPLYKVLLHNDDYTTMEFVVMVLETIFSKDTSEATTIMLNIHHQGMGVAGVFSREIGESKVSEVHQTARKNQFPLKCSLEKA, encoded by the coding sequence ATGGGAAAAACAGATTCAGGACATAGGGAAGAAATACTGACCAAGGATAAAAAAGATGTACAGGAACCTCCCCTGTACAAGGTGCTTCTCCATAATGACGATTACACAACCATGGAATTCGTGGTTATGGTGCTGGAAACTATCTTCAGTAAGGACACCTCGGAGGCGACGACGATCATGCTGAATATCCACCATCAAGGGATGGGGGTAGCGGGTGTTTTTTCCCGTGAAATCGGAGAGAGCAAGGTGTCGGAAGTGCATCAGACAGCTCGAAAAAATCAATTTCCGTTGAAATGCTCGTTGGAAAAGGCATAA